The genomic window CAAGGGAATTGCTACAGCCAGTCGTCGTCTGCCGGAGACCCTTCCCCGCATCTTAGCCTCAACATCACCAGTAATCACTATTTCCCTTCACTAACATGACTCAAAGAGTAGACATAGATTTTCATTTTCTCAGGTCAATGCTCGTAGAGATCGAGTCGTTGTTTACGCTTTCATCGCCTTCATCAATCTCATACCTGTGACTACGTGCTTTAATCTCGCAAAGATACCATCATGAAATTGTCTCAGAGATCACCTGGAAGTACCGTACACCGTCCTGGTCGGAGTGTGATAGGATGACCATGAAGGAGGCTGGACAGCATTTTGAGAGGCCGAGATTAGCGAGCCGTGTCTGATTTGGGGGCCGTTTCTCAGCCACCTTCTGGACCTCCTCCATCTACCCCGGCCCATGCTCGACAGTGCGCAAGCCTCAGCTTGAAGAATAGTCATTGGCCGAGAGTCCATTAGACTGAATGTTTTTGTATCACCACATCGGCGACGCAAAGCCACGATAACGCCATGTTTAAAATGAACGGCTGCGCCCACGCGCGAGAAACCAGGCTCCTTGCTTTTCCTCATTGGGTGGTCTCGCCTTCGTCTTGCAAGCCAACGTCGTTACATCTCTCGCTGTGTTTCAGACAGAGTCAGTGTGTTGATAAGTGCCAACATGGGCTCTGGAGTCCTGACAACTGGCGCTCAGATATTTGTACTTTTCTGGTCGATCATCTCTGTACTGGCGCACTCGTCATCTACGCAGTCACCGTCAGCCTCTTTCGCCTACCCACCGGCAGAAAGCCGTGACTGGCAATAAATGTGTTGGAAACCGTCGATGTGGAATGGGACTCGAACTATGGCCAGACGTGGCTGTACTTGTGGTGGGATGAGTACAAGTCTGAAGATAATGGTAAAACGGCGACCTATCGATGTGAGTAACTGTGCAACTACAAGCGACCTGATATTCATCAATCGCCAGGCTTTACAGAAGAAGTGTTTGCCTCTGGCGATACCACATACAGACCATGGGATGCGCTCGACAACCGAACGGGAAAGTATCCGTACTCTTGCCACTTTGAGCTCATCTACTCAAACGAGGAACAACAGGGCGTCGTTGGGCCTGACCTTAACATCACCTCGAGAGCGGGCGAGACTGTCGCGACGACCTTCGCACGCCGTGCAACTCAAGTCGGCTCGATAGTAACGCCCACATCAACCTCTCTGTCTTTGGCCGTGAGCTCAATCAGCCATACTGCTTCATCCTCGAGCTCCCCTACAGCAACCTCTTCGCCCTCTGCAAGCGTAGCACCCCCAGCAGGTGACAATGGGCTTTCAACAGGAGCGAAAGCAGGCATTGCCATGGTTGCTATTTTCGCTGTGATTGCATTGGCAGCAATAGGATATCTTTTCTACCGCAACCACCGCAAATTGAAAGAGTTGGTCCTGAGGATACCCTCTCGAATCCAAGACTTGGAACCAAAGAATGTGGCGACTGAGTACTACAGGCAAGACTACCAGCCTGTGCCGCCGTCAGAGTTGGAGCAGCATCAGACCTACGAACTGCCAGCGCAGCCGCAAGAAATGGAGGGAGTGGAGCACGCGAAGCGATGACATTTTGAGAAGATGCGAAGTTGATACCCTTTCTAGCATCATCAGCGATTGAACAAAGCGTTTGGTGTGTTTGAGAGAATCGTATATCTTTGATTGAGTACGAAGGGGAGGGTCGGGCTTCCGCCGTTTCTGTCCGCTTGCCTACGTCCAAACCGAGGCACACTGCACCCCGGAATGAAGACGAACCCCAGCACCCAACTCCACTGCATCGTACCACAGTACCTACTCCAGTCACACACTGCGCAAAGCCACAAGGCAAGACCACACAAACAAGGCGCGAGGCTTCTACAGCATGTATGACAGGCGCGAAACCGCAGGGTTCGCGTACAAGCTCCGTGTATTTCGCGTGCAGACCTCGTTAAGGAATTCCAGATGACAGAATAGGAGATCAGAAGGAAATAAGCGGGCCCCCGCTCGAAATAGAAGCACAGCACGGACCGGGTAACCCGGAACAGAATGATAGCCAAGAGCCTGCATCCATTCCTCTCTGCTCTCGTGATGGCATCAAAACAGAGCTTCAACCGCGTCGTAGAGCTTGTAAAAACTCCAAGATGCGCGTCAGGGGCTCAGGAAAGGTGTGACGGGTTCTCCACAAGCCACAAGTCCAATGCTGCGTGGCCTGGTGCGAAAAATCGTGCTCAGACGCCCAAAGGGTAAGCTTTGGAGCTTCCGTTGTTTCTTGGCACAACCAAATAAAGTTAGCAAATCAGTAACACGGTTGGCCCAGGCATCCAGGAACTCGCGCCTAATGACCGGCACGCCTGGTTCAAGCCACCGCAGCACGACTCCTTGGAGCGTACATAAGATGGAGGGGACCGCGCGGGGCCAGTTTGCTCTTCAGCGTGTGTTGTCGCGTTGTCACTCCTTCATCCCTTGTGTCTACATTCCTTCTATCTGCGGAGAACCCTGACGGAGATCAGACCGAGACCGAAACTGCATTGAAGATGAAGCTCCTTGCTGCTCTTGTCGTGCCTTTGGTTGGTGCCCGCGTCATTCGATTGGAGCAGGCACCCCTCTTGCCAGAGCATACTGAAAGTGTTGCACCTGGAATCGGTGTGCACTTCACAACTTCGTATGCAACTGCTGCTGCAAAATACGAGAATGGCACGACGGTCGACTTGGTCAGAGTACGTGATGCAGGATACCGTTAGCGTCCCTTTTGCTGATAGTCATTCAGGTGCAAGCAGACGCAGACTACATCGAGTTGATGTCGCGGTGGACAAGATCGTGGAGGGAATTCGACTGTGAAGGGCCGGTCCAGCGACTACGATGCGACCTCGAACATGTACGGCGCGAAGCGAGAAGAAAGTTGGGACTACCCGTTACAAGAGAATCGGCGACACTCAGCAAGTTTGTGAAGAAGGTGCAAGCCGCCATTGAAGAAGAGCTAGGAACGTTGGTACACACAATCGCTCCTGTTGCACCCCAACTCGTTGGCTGGGTCTCCGAAGACTTCCAAGATGCTCTGGACCTTGCTGGCTTGACCTCTACAAGACTGGGCGACCGCAGCTCCAACGACAAGCCAACGTACCGGGACACGAACGCCGCTTTCGCAGGGCTGGGCCATGGTCTTTGTGAATCTGGAACGACCCTGGCAGACTGCTTGGAAGAGGAGCGCCAGATGCCCTACGAGCACGTACTGTTTTTAGATTTCGACAACTCATCCTTTAGTGCAACGGTGCAATACTTACAGCACGTAAACCAAGAATGGACCTACTCCAACAGAGTTGACATGGAGCTTGGGTGGTGGAATCTGCCCATTTTCGAAGCAACAAGGGCGAGATTCTGGGCGCAAATCCACGAGGTCATCCTCGAAGTAGCCGGAGCACTACAGCGAGCGCCGAACAAGATTGTTCTTCTTGGGGATCATGGCACGAACGCAGAGTTCCTAGACGTTATCAAAGCTGCTCTGTGGGATGTCCTGGAGATCGACGTCTCGTTGATGTTGAGTGCGAACGAGGCCGAGGATACCGGTATGTTGGCTGCACGTGGTGCAGCAGAATTGGCGTGGAGAGCGGAGACATGGAGCAACGAGAAGAGCGCGCAAGAGGATGTTGAGAGCATTGAGCTCTGAAGATGACACTCGTCAATTTCCTATTTCATGATACCCAAACGTAGTCGCAATGTAGATATACAGCGATAATGTAACACTATGGTTCGAACCTCTCAGAATTTCCTATAACAGGCCGCCAATGAGTGCAGGTCGTACAAAATTATTTCGTCCACGTCAGATGTAGCGAAACATGTTGTTTTTGACGCTCCGCTTCATGGAGACTGGTTTCCCGTCTTCGTACTCGATTCCGGATGCGCCGCCGTCTCCTGCGTGTTCTTGCATTCTTAGTTGAAATGCAGCGTCGAGCTCTGCTTGTGTCTTCACCTTGGCCTTGGCTGCCTCGACATGGTCTACGCCTTGCTTTGAGTTCGATTCGCCCTCTGGCTTGATAGACGATTGCTGTTCTCTATGAGTTGCGACGCATTGCAAAAGATAGAGCTGAACTCACGGGTTCCTGAACCTTGTCGTGCTTTGATCCGCTGTTGCTTACTTCAGTCATGGACGACTTGCCGGAACAGCAAACCCTCGAGGTGCTGAAAGCACGAGTCGTAGGAACGCGGCAAGCGATAAGTCGCAGGTTCATCATCTTGTATGTTTGCGCTGGTGTCTGTGACGGGTGATCAAGGTATCAAACAGCACGACGAGGCGCTACTTCTGGAGCATATACATTTACGTCACCGTGACTGCTGCTGGTGATGGTTGCTGAGTAAGGTCGAGCGGCGCCAAGATACGCTAGTCTCCGCGGTCCTCAAGATTCTAGCTTTGCGACTTGTCGCGAATCGACAACGACCAAGCACGCGTTTAACGACGTCCACCGGAGACGCCCAATTCTACACCGGCGCACGCCAGTCCCTCTAAACTTCCCTTGGAAGTGCCGTCAACATGGTCGTCACCAAGGTCGGACAGTGGAGCAACGTCGAGGACGAGGTGCTCAAGGCGGCCATATCGAAATATGGCCTGAACCAGTGGGCGCGATGCGCCTCGCTGCTCGCGAAAAAGACGGCCAAGCAGTGCAAAGCGCGATGGAACGAATGGCTCGACCCCTCGATCAAGAAGACGGAATGGTCGCGCGAGGACGACGAGAAGCTGTTGACCATGGCCAAGCTGCTCCCCACCCAATGGCGCACCATCGCCCCGATCGTCGGCCGGACCGCGACACAGTGCTTGGAGCGATACCAGAAATTGCTGGACGAGCAGGAGTCGAGGGAGAGCGGCGACCTGAGCTTGGCCGGCCCTGAGGGAGGAGAGTCGGCCGCACCCACCGCCGACGAGGTCCGGAGACTGCGCCCTGGCGAAGTCGATGCCTACTCGGAGAGCCGGCCCGCAAGGCCTGACGCCATCGACATGGACGAGGAGGACAAGGAGATGCTGTCTGAAGCACGTGCGCGTCTGGCCAACGTTAGCGGAAAGAAGGCAAAGCGCAAGGCGCGCGAGAGGCAACTGGACGAGTCCCGCCGACTTGCGCTGCTCCAGAAGCGACGCGAGCTCAAGGCGGCCGGCATCAACATCAAGATCACACCAAAGAAGGGCAATCACATCGACTACAACGCTGACGTACCTCTTGAGAAGGAGGTGCCCGCCGGCTTCTTCGACACCGTGGAGGAGCTCGATAGCAACGAGCGGCAGAGAGAGTCTTTCGACCCGCGGAAACAGCAACTCGCAAACAAGCGCAAGGCAGATCAGCAGGACGATGGAGGAGAGagcaagaagaaaaagaaggaagaaaaGTCAGGAGGGCTTGCAGCGTCCTACGCAAAGGCTGCGCAGATGCAGAAGATTCGCGAGGCGGAGCAGAGCAGCAAGCGACGCGGTCTGGTGCTGCCAGCGCCGCAGGTCGGCGAGGCTGAGATAGAGGACATTGTCAAGATGGGCATGCTGGGAGAACGAGCCGTTACTGGGGTCGGCAGTGACAATGTCGCAACACAAGGCTTGGTTGGTAATTACTCTAGCATCGTCAGCGGTACACCCATTCGCACACCGATGGCACCGAAGGAAGAGGATACAATTGCGAACGAGGCACGCAACGCTCGTCTACGCACAGAGACACAATCTGCACTGCTAGGAGGCGAAAATCCCGACTTTGAAGAGGATGAGGCGCCGGCCTCGTTGTCTGCGCCCTCGACACGACACCAGATCGTCACACCGAACCCCATGGCAACCCCATACCGACAAGGCCAGGTAGGTGCCACGCCCATGCGTCAAGGGCCGGGAGCAACGCCAATACGCACACCCCGAGACACATTGCGTCTGAACGGTGAAGATGGCGCAATGCAGCTTGTCGGACAGACACCGCGCGATATCAGACTCCGGGAGCAGGCAAAACGATCAGACTTGAAGAGTAGACTCGCCGCCCTCCCCAAACCAAAAGAAGAGAGCTGGGAATTCGAACTACCCGATGAAGCCGCCGAACCCCAACCCGTACAACTCAGCGAAGAAGACGCTGCCGAACGCGACCGCCGCGCACGAGAAGCAAGAGAAGCAGCCGAGCGCGCCGAATTCGCCCGCCAGACACAAGTTGTTCAGCGTTTCCTCCCTCGCCCATCCGTTGTCGACATCGACGCACTCATGAAGCGTGCACTTTCTTTCTCGGACCCCGTCGAGCGTGAAGTCGAAGTAGAAATGGCGCACCTGATTGCCCACGACGTGCAGAAGTTCGGATCCGGTCGTGTCACAGGAGCGGTAAAGCCGCTGCAGAAGCACTCGGACGATGCGCTACGAGCAGCAAAAATGGAACTTGCTCTCGAGTACGCCCTGCAGTCATCATCAGACAAAGCGCAATTCGCCACCGACTTTTCGTCCTCGTGGACCAACCTGCACGGCTCCACCGTCCTCCCCGGCATCGCAGGCTACGAAGAAGACGAAATCGACGAGCACCAACTCCTCATCGAAGCCTTCGACGCCAGCCAGGACTCGATCGTCACCAACGCTGAGCAGGCGAACCGCCTCGAAAAGAACCTCGCAAAGCACCACGGCGGGTACAGCGCGCGCGCGCGCCTGCTGCGCGACAAAATCGCCCACGCACACG from Ascochyta rabiei chromosome 2, complete sequence includes these protein-coding regions:
- a CDS encoding Pre-mRNA-splicing factor cef1, which translates into the protein MVVTKVGQWSNVEDEVLKAAISKYGLNQWARCASLLAKKTAKQCKARWNEWLDPSIKKTEWSREDDEKLLTMAKLLPTQWRTIAPIVGRTATQCLERYQKLLDEQESRESGDLSLAGPEGGESAAPTADEVRRLRPGEVDAYSESRPARPDAIDMDEEDKEMLSEARARLANVSGKKAKRKARERQLDESRRLALLQKRRELKAAGINIKITPKKGNHIDYNADVPLEKEVPAGFFDTVEELDSNERQRESFDPRKQQLANKRKADQQDDGGESKKKKKEEKSGGLAASYAKAAQMQKIREAEQSSKRRGLVLPAPQVGEAEIEDIVKMGMLGERAVTGVGSDNVATQGLVGNYSSIVSGTPIRTPMAPKEEDTIANEARNARLRTETQSALLGGENPDFEEDEAPASLSAPSTRHQIVTPNPMATPYRQGQVGATPMRQGPGATPIRTPRDTLRLNGEDGAMQLVGQTPRDIRLREQAKRSDLKSRLAALPKPKEESWEFELPDEAAEPQPVQLSEEDAAERDRRAREAREAAERAEFARQTQVVQRFLPRPSVVDIDALMKRALSFSDPVEREVEVEMAHLIAHDVQKFGSGRVTGAVKPLQKHSDDALRAAKMELALEYALQSSSDKAQFATDFSSSWTNLHGSTVLPGIAGYEEDEIDEHQLLIEAFDASQDSIVTNAEQANRLEKNLAKHHGGYSARARLLRDKIAHAHAALASHRCDVDSQRTMQYAEQLAIARRLESLRDEVSFVTRREREAQELYRSRRDELDSLLQQQQQQQTVNGVVQ